A window of Streptomyces sp. NBC_01689 genomic DNA:
AAGTGGGCCATGTTTCGAAGAGGTCTCAACTCACCTTCACGGGTGATGCGCGCTACGGCGTGAGCCACCGGCGCATGGGGTTCTGGATGGCGCGCCCCCCATTCGTACGCCTTCGTACGAAGATGACCGCCGGGCGCGTGTGACGCTCGTCGCACATCGTGGGCTGATCACACAGGAGCGTCCTCGAGCGGTCCTCGGGGCGTACGGCGGTGATCGCCGGTGTGTACGTGTCCAGCGGTCGGCCGGGCGAGGTCCTGCCGGTACGAGGTTGTCCACAGCCCATTCGCAGTGGCGTCGAATCCTCATAAGGTGAGAAGTATTGGTAGCCGGTGGTGGTCATGAACCAGCGGTGGTCGCGAGGAGGACTGCGGTGAGCGAGACGAGCCCCAAGCTGCGTGCCGAGCTGGCGGGTATCCCCACCTACAAGCCGGGCAAGCCCGCCGCGGCCGGTGCGGTGGCGTACAAGCTGTCCTCGAACGAGAACCCCTATCCGCCCCTGCCCGGTGTCATCGAGAGCGTGACCGCGGCGGCGGCCTCGTTCAACCGCTACCCGGACATGGCCTGCACGGGCCTGATGGACGAACTGTCGGAACGCTTCGCGGTCCCTCTTTCGCATCTGGCCACCGGCACCGGATCGGTGGGGGTGGCCCAGCAGCTGCTGCAGGCCACCTGTGGTCCCGGGGACGAGGTCATCTACGCCTGGCGGTCCTTCGAGGCGTACCCGATCATCACCCAGATCAGCGGGGCCACCTCGGTGCGGGTGCCGCTCAGGTCCGACGAGGTGCACGACCTGGACGCCATGGCCGACGCGATCACCGACCGGACCCGGCTGATCTTCGTCTGCAACCCGAACAACCCGACGGGCACCGTGGTGCGCCGGGCCGAGCTGGAACGGTTCCTCGACCGGGTGCCCGGTGACGTGCTGGTGGTCCTGGACGAGGCCTACCGCGAGTTCATCCGTGACCCCGAGGTCCCGGACGGTGTGACGATCTACCGCGACCGGCCCAACGTCTGTGTGCTGCGGACCTTTTCCAAGGCGTACGGGCTCGCGGGCCTGCGGGTCGGCTTCGCGATCGCCCACGAGCCGGTGGCGGCGGCGCTGCGCAAGACGGCCGTGCCTTTCGGGGTGAGCCAGCTCGCCCAAGATGCGGCGGTCGCCTCGCTGCGGGCCGAGGACGAGCTGCTCGGCCGGGTCGGCTCGCTGGTGTGCGAGCGCATCCGGGTGGTCGAGGCGCTCCGGGGCCAGGGCTGGACGGTCCCCGAGACCCAGGCCAACTTCGTCTGGCTCCGGCTGGGGGAGCGCACGCTCGACTTCGCGGCCGCCTGTGAGCAGGCCGGGGTCGTCGTGCGCCCGTTCGCCGGCGAAGGGGCGCGCGTGACGATCGGCGAGGCCGAGGCGAACGACATCTTCCTGAAGGTGACCGAGGGCTTCCCCAGGTCCTAGGCAGTGTCCCGATCAAGGCTCCGGCCGGCTCCCCGCGCAGGGGGAGCCGGCCGGTTCTCGTTTAGGGACCCCCCGCCTGTCCCGTCTCGAACAGTCATGCGTCATACTTGCTTGTGAATGTGAACGCGTTCACAAGCGTGTCCCGGTTGCCCCGTGATGCGTGTGACAAAAAGGGGCAGGCTGCCGCTGCAGCAAGGCGGCGTAAGGAGACTGACGACGTGGAAATGGCCCTGGCGCCGGAGACCCTGGCGCGTTGGCAGTTCGGCATCACCACCGTCTACCACTTCCTCTTCGTCCCTCTGACGATCTCGCTCGCCGCTCTCACGGCGATTCTGGAGACCGCCTGGGTGCGGACGGGCAAGGAGCACTACCTCAGGGCGACCAAGTTCTGGGGAAAGCTGTTCCTGATCAATATCGCCATGGGTGTCGTCACCGGCATCGTGCAGGAGTTCCAGTTCGGCATGAACTGGTCGGACTACTCGCGCTTCGTCGGTGACGTCTTCGGTGCCCCGCTCGCCTTCGAGGCCCTGATCGCCTTCTTCTTCGAGTCCACCTTCATCGGGCTGTGGATCTTCGGCTGGGACAAGCTGCCGAAGAAGATCCACCTCGCCTGCATCTGGATGGTCTCCATAGGCACCGTTCTGTCGGCGTACTTCATCATGGCCGCCAACTCCTTCATGCAGCATCCGGTCGGCTACCGGCTCGTGAAGAAGGCGGACGGTTCGGTCAGGGCCGAGCTCACGGACTTCCCCAAGGTGCTCTTCCAGGAGACGGCGCTCGTCAACTTCTGGCACGTCATCAGCGCTTCCATCCTGGTCGGCGGCGCCTTCATGACCGGCATCGCCGTCTTCCACCTCCGTAAGAAGCGGCACATCCGCACCATGCGGATGTCGCTGAGGCTCGGCCTGGTCACCGCCCTCGTGGGCACGCTCCTCACCGTCGTCAGCGCCGACACCCTCGGCAAGGTGATGTACGAGCAGCAGCCGATGAAGATGTCGGCCGCCGAGGCCCTCTGGGACTCGCAGCAGCCCGCGCCCTTCTCGCTCTTCGCCTACGGCGACGTCGCCGAGGGCCACAACACGGTGGCCATCGAGATACCCGGGGTCCTCTCCTTCCTCGCGAAGAACGATCTCAACGCCGAGATCCCCGGCATCAACGACATCAACAAGGCCGAACAGGAGAAGTTCGGCCCCGGTGACTACCGCCCCAACATCCCCACGGCCTACTGGGCGTACCGCTGGATGATCGGCTTCGGCGGGGTCTCGATGGCCCTGTGCACGGCCGGCCTCTGGCTGACCCGGCGGAAGCTCTGGCTGGCGCCGGAACACCGCACCGGGGACGAGGAAGTGCCGAAGCTCATGCTCACCCGGAGCGTGGAACTGGCGCCGAAGCTGGGCGGCTGGTGGTGGCGGCTGTCCCAGTGGACGCTGATCTTCCCGCTCATCGGCATCTCCTGGGGCTGGATCTTCACGGAGACGGGACGTCAGCCGTGGGTGGTCTACGGGCTGCTGAGGACCAAGGACGCGGTCTCGCCGGGAGTCTCCCAGGGCGAGGTGCTGACCTCGCTGATCGTGTTCACCCTCATCTACGCGGTTCTCGCGGTCATCGAGGTGAAGCTGATGCTCAAGTACGTCCGGCAGGGGCCACCCGAGCTCACCGAGGCCGACCTCAACCCGCCCACCAGGATCGGCGGCGACTCCCAGGACGCCGACAAGCCGATGGCCTTCTCCTACTAGGCCCAGGGAGCTGCTGAGTCATGGAACTGCACGACGTCTGGTTCGTCCTCATCGCGGTCCTGTGGACCGGGTACTTCTTCCTGGAGGGCTTCGACTTCGGGGTCGGTGTGCTCACGGGACTGCTTGCCCGCGACCGTGCCGAGAAGCGCGTCCTCATCAACACCATCGGCCCGGTCTGGGACGGCAACGAGGTGTGGCTGCTCTCCGCGGGCGGGGCGACCTTCGCCGCCTTCCCGGAGTGGTACGCCACGCTCTTCTCCGGCTTCTACCTGCCGCTGCTGCTCATCCTGGTCTGCCTGATCGTGCGCGGTGTCGCCTTCGAGTACCGCGCCAAGCGGCCCGAGGAGAAGTGGCAGCGCAACTGGGAGACGGCGATCTTCTGGACCTCCCTGATCCCCGCCTTCCTGTGGGGGGTGGCCTTCGGCAACATCGTGCACGGAGTGAAGATCGACAAGAGCTTCGAGTACGTGGGCAGCCTCGGAGACCTGCTCAACCCGTACGCGATTCTCGGTGGTCTGGTCACCCTGACCCTGTTCACCTTCCACGGGACCGTGTTCG
This region includes:
- the cydB gene encoding cytochrome d ubiquinol oxidase subunit II, translated to MELHDVWFVLIAVLWTGYFFLEGFDFGVGVLTGLLARDRAEKRVLINTIGPVWDGNEVWLLSAGGATFAAFPEWYATLFSGFYLPLLLILVCLIVRGVAFEYRAKRPEEKWQRNWETAIFWTSLIPAFLWGVAFGNIVHGVKIDKSFEYVGSLGDLLNPYAILGGLVTLTLFTFHGTVFVGLKTVGGIRERARGLSLRVGLVTAVLALVFLTWTQADNGDGKSLAAMIVAVVALVVAVVAARAGREGWAFALSGLTIVAAVAMLFLTLFPNVMPSSLDEDWSLTVTNASSSPYTLKIMTWCAGIATPIVLLYQGWTYWVFRKRIGTHHIAADIAH
- the hisC gene encoding histidinol-phosphate transaminase — protein: MSETSPKLRAELAGIPTYKPGKPAAAGAVAYKLSSNENPYPPLPGVIESVTAAAASFNRYPDMACTGLMDELSERFAVPLSHLATGTGSVGVAQQLLQATCGPGDEVIYAWRSFEAYPIITQISGATSVRVPLRSDEVHDLDAMADAITDRTRLIFVCNPNNPTGTVVRRAELERFLDRVPGDVLVVLDEAYREFIRDPEVPDGVTIYRDRPNVCVLRTFSKAYGLAGLRVGFAIAHEPVAAALRKTAVPFGVSQLAQDAAVASLRAEDELLGRVGSLVCERIRVVEALRGQGWTVPETQANFVWLRLGERTLDFAAACEQAGVVVRPFAGEGARVTIGEAEANDIFLKVTEGFPRS
- a CDS encoding cytochrome ubiquinol oxidase subunit I — translated: MEMALAPETLARWQFGITTVYHFLFVPLTISLAALTAILETAWVRTGKEHYLRATKFWGKLFLINIAMGVVTGIVQEFQFGMNWSDYSRFVGDVFGAPLAFEALIAFFFESTFIGLWIFGWDKLPKKIHLACIWMVSIGTVLSAYFIMAANSFMQHPVGYRLVKKADGSVRAELTDFPKVLFQETALVNFWHVISASILVGGAFMTGIAVFHLRKKRHIRTMRMSLRLGLVTALVGTLLTVVSADTLGKVMYEQQPMKMSAAEALWDSQQPAPFSLFAYGDVAEGHNTVAIEIPGVLSFLAKNDLNAEIPGINDINKAEQEKFGPGDYRPNIPTAYWAYRWMIGFGGVSMALCTAGLWLTRRKLWLAPEHRTGDEEVPKLMLTRSVELAPKLGGWWWRLSQWTLIFPLIGISWGWIFTETGRQPWVVYGLLRTKDAVSPGVSQGEVLTSLIVFTLIYAVLAVIEVKLMLKYVRQGPPELTEADLNPPTRIGGDSQDADKPMAFSY